In Paramormyrops kingsleyae isolate MSU_618 chromosome 5, PKINGS_0.4, whole genome shotgun sequence, one DNA window encodes the following:
- the LOC111847800 gene encoding voltage-dependent calcium channel gamma-5 subunit, translated as MSICGRKALTLLSSVFAVCGLGLLGIAVSTDYWLYLEEGVILPLNQSTEIKMSLHSGLWRVCFQAGEETGRCFTIEYVMPMNVQMTSESTVSVLKMIRSATPFPLVSLFFMFIGFVLSNIGHIRPHRTILAFVSGIFFILSGLSLVVGLVLYISSINDEMLNRTKNNEAYFSYRYGWSFAFAAISFLLTETAGVMSVYLFMKRYTAEEMYRPHPGFYRPRLSNCSDYSGQFLHPDAWVRGRSPSDISSEASLQMNSNYPALLKCPDYDQMSSSPC; from the exons ATGAGCATATGCGGCAGGAAAGCGTTGACGTTGCTGAGCAGCGTGTTCGCCGTCTGCGGCCTGGGGCTGCTGGGCATCGCCGTCAGCACCGACTACTGGCTCTACCTGGAGGAGGGGGTCATCCTGCCCCTGAACCAGAGCACTGAGATCAAGATGTCTCTGCACTCGGGCCTCTGGAGGGTCTGCTTCCAGGCAG GTGAGGAGACAGGCCGCTGCTTCACCATCGAGTACGTCATGCCCATGAACGTGCAGATGACCTCGGAGTCCACCGTCAGCGTGCTCA AGATGATCCGCTCGGCGACGCCGTTCCCCCTGGTCAGCCTCTTCTTCATGTTCATCGGCTTCGTGCTCAGCAACATTGGGCACATCCGCCCGCACCGCACCATCCTCGCCTTCGTGTCTGGCATCTTCTTCATCCTCTCGG GCTTGTCGCTCGTCGTGGGCCTTGTGCTATACATATCCAGCATCAACGACGAGATGCTGAACCGGACCAAGAACAACGAGGCCTACTTCAGCTACAGATATGGCTGGTCCTTCGCCTTCGCCGCCATCTCCTTCCTGTTGACAGAG ACTGCAGGCGTGATGTCAGTCTACCTCTTCATGAAGAGGTACACGGCGGAGGAGATGTACCGGCCGCACCCGGGCTTCTACCGACCCCGACTCAGCAACTGCTCCGACTACTCGGGCCAGTTCCTGCACCCGGACGCCTGGGTACGCGGTCGCAGCCCCTCGGACATCTCCAGCGAGGCCTCGCTGCAGATGAACTCCAACTACCCGGCCCTCCTCAAGTGTCCCGACTACGACCAGATGTCCTCCTCCCCCTGCTGA